A stretch of Planctomycetota bacterium DNA encodes these proteins:
- a CDS encoding DUF3473 domain-containing protein yields MPTAMLNALSCDLEDYFQVQDCEGVISRDAWAAMPSRLEASTERVLALLDETGVRGTFFVLGWNAERHPELVRRIAAAGHEIASHGYEHKMIFEQTPDEFREDVTRSRALLEDLAGRPVLGYRAPTFSITERSRWAVRILAEAGYRYDSSIFPIRHDRYGIPTAPRFLHELNGATGATREDGGAGREGAGARPSAGGRPALIEFPPTTLRVFGCNVPVAGGGYLRLFPARLILAALRRVNRQRHPAILYFHPWELDPEQPRLPLRRTSRFRHYVGLHRTAAKLRRLLRNLAFSTAAAVVERWADEHAGATPPSGAGVRTNG; encoded by the coding sequence ATGCCCACGGCTATGCTGAACGCCCTGAGCTGCGACCTGGAGGACTACTTCCAGGTGCAGGACTGCGAAGGGGTGATCTCCCGCGACGCCTGGGCGGCCATGCCGTCGCGGCTCGAGGCGAGCACCGAGCGCGTGCTGGCGCTGCTCGACGAGACGGGGGTGAGGGGCACCTTCTTCGTGCTGGGCTGGAACGCCGAGCGGCACCCCGAGCTGGTCCGCCGCATTGCAGCGGCGGGCCACGAGATCGCCTCGCACGGGTACGAGCACAAGATGATCTTCGAACAGACCCCCGACGAGTTCCGCGAGGATGTGACGCGCTCGAGAGCGCTGCTGGAGGACCTCGCGGGGCGCCCCGTGCTGGGCTACCGCGCGCCCACGTTCTCGATCACCGAGCGCTCGCGGTGGGCCGTCCGCATCCTGGCCGAGGCGGGCTATCGCTACGATTCCAGCATCTTCCCGATCCGCCACGACCGCTATGGCATCCCCACCGCGCCGCGCTTCCTTCACGAGCTGAACGGTGCGACGGGAGCGACGCGTGAGGACGGCGGAGCCGGGCGCGAGGGCGCGGGCGCAAGACCCTCAGCCGGCGGCCGCCCGGCGCTCATCGAGTTCCCGCCCACGACGCTGCGGGTCTTCGGCTGCAACGTGCCGGTGGCGGGGGGAGGCTATCTGCGGCTGTTCCCCGCGCGGCTGATCCTGGCGGCGCTGCGGCGAGTGAACCGCCAGAGGCACCCGGCGATCCTCTACTTCCACCCGTGGGAGCTGGACCCGGAGCAACCGCGCCTGCCGCTACGGCGTACGAGCCGCTTCCGCCACTACGTGGGCCTGCACCGCACGGCCGCCAAGCTGCGGCGGCTCCTGCGAAACCTGGCCTTCAGCACCGCGGCGGCCGTGGTGGAGCGATGGGCGGACGAGCACGCCGGGGCGACTCCCCCCTCCGGCGCCGGAGTGCGAACGAATGGATAG